The following coding sequences lie in one Methanobrevibacter olleyae genomic window:
- a CDS encoding dihydroorotate dehydrogenase electron transfer subunit translates to MNVPQVIEIKKIIEETPTIKTFIFDWTMVGENIPYPGQFIMVWNFNDEKPMSISYIDVAKGELGITVKKVGKFSENLHSLKEGEKLGLRGPYGNGFDTDLRDIRVLAIGGGVGMAPIAFFTEEALKNKAQVDVVCAAQTKSELLFDKRLEARGANVYTCTDDGSCGFKGFATHRVLELIEHKEYDWAVVCGPEVMMRPLYGSLETHMIDGEYSMERYMKCAIGVCGHCCVDNTGWRICAEGPVFSSDQISEIVEFGKYHRTASGLREYF, encoded by the coding sequence ATGAATGTACCTCAAGTTATAGAGATAAAAAAGATTATAGAGGAAACCCCTACAATTAAAACTTTTATTTTTGATTGGACTATGGTTGGTGAAAATATTCCATATCCTGGTCAATTTATTATGGTATGGAATTTTAATGACGAAAAACCAATGTCTATTTCTTATATTGATGTTGCTAAAGGAGAACTTGGTATAACTGTTAAAAAAGTAGGGAAATTTAGTGAAAATTTACATTCACTAAAAGAAGGTGAGAAATTAGGTCTTAGAGGACCTTATGGAAATGGTTTTGACACTGATTTAAGGGATATAAGGGTTTTAGCTATTGGCGGAGGAGTTGGCATGGCTCCTATAGCTTTTTTCACTGAAGAAGCTTTAAAAAATAAAGCCCAAGTAGATGTTGTTTGTGCTGCACAAACAAAGTCAGAATTATTATTTGATAAACGTTTAGAAGCAAGAGGAGCTAATGTTTACACTTGTACTGATGATGGATCTTGTGGCTTTAAAGGTTTTGCAACTCATAGGGTTCTTGAATTAATTGAACATAAAGAATATGATTGGGCTGTTGTTTGTGGTCCTGAAGTTATGATGAGGCCATTATATGGTAGCTTAGAAACTCATATGATTGATGGGGAATACTCTATGGAACGTTATATGAAATGTGCTATTGGTGTTTGTGGACACTGTTGTGTTGACAATACTGGTTGGAGAATATGTGCAGAGGGACCTGTTTTCTCATCTGACCAGATTTCTGAAATTGTTGAGTTTGGAAAATACCATAGAACTGCATCTGGCTTAAGAGAATATTTCTAA
- a CDS encoding NOP5/NOP56 family protein: MEFYITQCIAGFIAFDENFQIAKYKLFKEDEIVSNLIKIEENEILEEEIELINELELDSLGENKIIIETTKRRFQYKELKNFEDIEIKTPNKGGEYLRNNLYDVLEKIRFGYNKEYIIQTYERLAIEQIKKSSQEEDKLLIQAINSVDDVDESISKLVERIRDWYTIYFPEMDTITNNETYIKLIAESEDREDIIESFKDQFKDDVEYSSGADIEEYDLLMLKSFAESIYSLQNSRKELEIYIDSKMEEIAPNLRDLLGATLGAKLIAHIGSIKRLATYPASVIQIMGAEKAIFRHLKTGERPPKHGLIFQHPSVRGAKWWNRGKIARNLALKITFAVRKDVFSGEYDSSIAEDYLKKLEEIEKENPFPKKTSQKRAKERRNEKGKGKVKPKKYKGNKKNKKNRKRRK, from the coding sequence ATGGAATTTTATATAACACAATGTATTGCAGGATTTATTGCATTTGATGAAAATTTTCAAATAGCTAAATACAAATTATTTAAAGAAGATGAAATAGTTTCAAATCTTATTAAAATAGAAGAAAATGAGATTTTAGAAGAAGAAATTGAATTAATAAATGAATTAGAATTGGATTCTCTTGGTGAAAATAAAATTATTATAGAAACTACTAAAAGAAGATTTCAATATAAAGAACTTAAAAACTTTGAAGATATTGAAATTAAAACACCTAATAAAGGTGGGGAATACTTAAGAAATAATTTATATGATGTTTTAGAAAAAATTAGATTTGGCTATAATAAAGAATATATTATTCAAACTTATGAAAGATTAGCTATTGAGCAAATTAAAAAATCATCACAGGAAGAAGATAAACTTTTAATACAGGCAATAAACTCTGTAGATGATGTTGATGAATCAATTAGCAAATTAGTTGAACGTATTCGTGACTGGTACACTATTTATTTCCCAGAAATGGATACAATAACCAATAATGAAACTTATATCAAATTAATAGCTGAAAGTGAAGATAGAGAGGATATAATAGAAAGCTTTAAGGATCAATTTAAAGATGATGTAGAGTATAGTAGTGGAGCAGACATTGAGGAATACGACTTATTAATGTTAAAAAGCTTTGCAGAATCTATTTATTCACTTCAAAATTCAAGAAAAGAACTTGAAATTTATATCGATTCTAAAATGGAAGAAATTGCCCCTAATTTAAGAGATTTATTAGGTGCTACATTAGGTGCAAAATTAATTGCCCATATTGGAAGTATAAAAAGATTAGCTACTTATCCTGCAAGTGTTATCCAAATAATGGGTGCTGAAAAGGCAATATTTAGACATTTAAAAACTGGAGAACGCCCGCCAAAACACGGCTTAATATTCCAACACCCTAGTGTACGTGGTGCAAAATGGTGGAATAGAGGAAAGATAGCTAGAAATTTAGCTTTAAAAATCACATTTGCAGTTAGAAAAGATGTTTTTAGTGGAGAATATGATTCAAGTATTGCAGAAGACTACTTGAAAAAATTAGAAGAAATTGAAAAAGAAAATCCTTTCCCTAAAAAAACAAGCCAAAAAAGAGCCAAAGAAAGAAGAAACGAAAAAGGCAAGGGAAAGGTAAAACCTAAAAAATACAAAGGAAATAAAAAGAATAAGAAAAATAGAAAAAGAAGAAAATAA
- the purM gene encoding phosphoribosylformylglycinamidine cyclo-ligase, giving the protein MVTYSESGVDIDLEALTVSKLASKLQPTLEYRNIITDSGHFAALVELGDKAIAMSTDGVGSKILVAKMMEKYDTVGIDMIAMVVNDILCVGAEPIALVDYLAVEEPDPKIAEEIADGLVQGAKESQIAIIGGETASLPGIVKDFDLAGTGIGFVDKDKIITGEDIQEGDILIGLRSSGIHSNGLSLARKAIFEDGGYTVDDKMPNSDISIGEELLKPTQLYVKAIVELLKHDFNIKGLAHMTGGGVNNLSRLKKGIGFDITDYPEPQDIFKLIYQQGVPLEEMYKVFNMGIGFTVIASPEEADAVVEALNENIETYKVGTVTSEEKITVKTFEGTVIDY; this is encoded by the coding sequence ATGGTTACTTATTCAGAATCTGGTGTAGATATCGATCTTGAAGCATTAACTGTTTCAAAATTAGCTTCAAAATTACAGCCAACATTAGAATACAGAAATATTATTACTGATAGTGGACATTTTGCAGCATTAGTAGAGCTTGGTGATAAAGCTATTGCTATGAGCACTGATGGTGTAGGAAGTAAAATATTAGTTGCAAAAATGATGGAAAAATATGATACCGTTGGAATTGATATGATTGCAATGGTAGTTAATGATATTCTTTGTGTAGGTGCAGAACCTATTGCATTAGTAGACTACTTAGCAGTTGAAGAACCAGATCCAAAAATAGCTGAAGAAATTGCAGACGGTCTTGTTCAAGGAGCAAAAGAATCTCAAATTGCAATTATTGGTGGAGAAACAGCTTCCCTTCCAGGTATTGTTAAAGACTTTGACTTAGCAGGAACTGGAATTGGTTTTGTAGATAAAGATAAAATCATTACAGGTGAAGATATTCAAGAAGGAGATATTCTCATTGGACTTAGAAGTAGTGGAATTCACAGCAATGGTTTAAGCTTAGCAAGAAAAGCAATATTTGAAGATGGCGGTTACACTGTAGATGATAAAATGCCAAATTCAGATATTAGCATCGGTGAAGAATTATTAAAGCCCACCCAATTATATGTTAAAGCTATTGTTGAATTATTAAAACATGACTTTAATATTAAAGGCTTAGCTCATATGACTGGTGGCGGAGTAAATAACCTTTCAAGACTTAAAAAAGGTATTGGATTTGATATAACTGATTATCCAGAACCACAAGACATTTTTAAATTAATATACCAACAAGGGGTTCCTTTAGAAGAAATGTATAAAGTTTTCAATATGGGAATTGGATTTACTGTTATTGCAAGCCCTGAAGAAGCTGATGCAGTTGTAGAAGCATTAAATGAAAATATTGAAACTTATAAGGTAGGAACAGTTACTAGTGAAGAAAAAATAACTGTTAAAACCTTTGAAGGAACTGTAATTGACTATTGA
- a CDS encoding putative zinc-binding protein yields MEEEFALAACSGMSPNGLVARVAVHDLAIDDHEIVSICMGSTSADVEGFTRVLNKYPILAINGCEGNCVGKILKDKGVDVIDELNVGDILAETEYKANDAARLDDEGEICVKIVKNTIENKINEIELE; encoded by the coding sequence ATGGAAGAAGAATTTGCTTTAGCAGCATGTAGTGGAATGAGTCCAAATGGTTTAGTAGCAAGAGTTGCAGTTCATGACTTAGCTATTGATGATCATGAGATTGTATCTATTTGTATGGGTTCAACTTCAGCAGATGTTGAAGGTTTTACAAGAGTACTTAATAAGTATCCTATTTTAGCAATCAATGGTTGTGAAGGTAATTGTGTTGGTAAAATTTTAAAAGATAAAGGTGTAGATGTTATTGATGAACTTAATGTTGGAGACATTTTAGCTGAAACAGAATACAAAGCTAATGATGCTGCAAGATTAGATGATGAAGGGGAAATCTGTGTAAAAATAGTTAAAAATACTATTGAAAATAAGATTAATGAAATTGAGTTAGAATAA
- a CDS encoding AI-2E family transporter — protein sequence MFNLSENKYSLHIFIIIILLVLSFFTIAPVLNMILLGAMIAYGIRPVAGRIQYKLKYPSISIILAMIVVVIPLILLFGYIFWEISNFATMFLASNTATSGSDLTLEQGITNLVQSLPVDAQLTAQNFLNSLSSYLQEGLSYLLRSIVNLVKSFSNVIIQLFVLFCSIYYFAKDGDSFWDYLFAFIPDTHKEFFDKTIDEIANVLKSIFYGHFLTAVIIGIMGGVGYALLGYKFALLLGVITGVLQLIPIFGPWPVYWTLAAYDVFVTGNILQAVLTILWGFVLSLSDMYIRPALAGKYADIHSLILLVGFMAGPYVFGIVGFILGPLILGITYAVIKSLKEELENLKLESD from the coding sequence ATGTTTAATCTTAGTGAAAATAAATATAGTTTACATATATTTATTATAATTATCTTGTTGGTACTTTCATTTTTTACTATTGCTCCAGTTTTAAATATGATATTGCTAGGTGCAATGATAGCTTATGGTATTAGACCAGTTGCTGGTAGAATACAGTATAAATTAAAATATCCTTCAATATCCATTATTTTAGCAATGATCGTTGTAGTTATTCCCTTAATTTTATTATTCGGATATATATTTTGGGAAATTTCTAACTTTGCTACAATGTTTCTTGCTTCAAATACTGCTACAAGTGGAAGTGATTTAACTTTAGAACAGGGGATTACAAATCTTGTTCAAAGTTTACCAGTTGATGCACAATTAACTGCACAAAACTTTTTAAATTCATTATCTTCATATTTACAAGAAGGTTTATCCTATTTATTAAGATCTATTGTAAATTTAGTTAAAAGCTTTTCCAATGTTATAATACAATTATTTGTATTATTCTGTTCAATTTATTACTTTGCTAAGGATGGAGACAGTTTTTGGGATTATTTATTTGCATTTATTCCAGATACTCACAAAGAATTCTTTGATAAAACTATTGATGAGATTGCTAATGTTTTAAAAAGTATTTTTTATGGCCACTTTTTAACTGCTGTAATTATTGGAATTATGGGAGGTGTTGGCTATGCCCTTTTAGGATATAAATTTGCATTATTATTGGGTGTTATTACTGGAGTGCTTCAATTAATTCCTATTTTTGGGCCATGGCCAGTTTACTGGACTTTAGCAGCTTATGACGTTTTTGTAACTGGAAACATCCTTCAAGCAGTTCTTACAATACTTTGGGGATTTGTACTTAGTTTAAGTGATATGTACATACGTCCAGCTTTAGCAGGTAAATATGCAGATATTCATTCTTTAATCCTTTTAGTAGGATTTATGGCAGGTCCTTATGTTTTTGGAATAGTTGGTTTTATTTTAGGGCCTTTAATTTTAGGAATAACTTATGCAGTTATTAAATCTCTTAAAGAAGAGCTGGAAAATCTTAAATTAGAAAGTGATTAA
- a CDS encoding dihydroorotate dehydrogenase yields MLKTQLCGIKLKNPLMLAAGVLGSHASSLNWILKSGAGAVVSKSFSKEPNDGYRNPTTVAVEGGIINAIGLSSPGVEAFIDELESVNRIIGKSIASIYGANPEEFAYVAGKVEDLVDIIELNVSCPHAMEGYGASIGQNPELTRNVVKAVKEAVDIPILAKLTPNVTDILEIAVAAEEGGADGLTLINSLGPGMKIDIVTGNPILANKFGGMSGPAIKPIAVRCVYDVYEGTEIPIVGVGGIRNYTDVIEFLYAGASAVQIGTSIMYEGPEIFGRITSDLEDFIEESEFNSISDMVGFAHKE; encoded by the coding sequence ATGTTAAAAACTCAATTATGCGGTATTAAATTAAAAAATCCATTAATGCTTGCTGCAGGAGTATTAGGAAGTCATGCATCTTCTCTTAATTGGATTTTAAAATCCGGTGCTGGTGCTGTTGTATCTAAATCATTTTCAAAAGAACCAAACGATGGTTATAGAAATCCGACTACTGTTGCTGTAGAAGGAGGTATAATCAATGCAATTGGACTTTCAAGTCCAGGGGTAGAAGCTTTTATTGATGAGTTAGAATCAGTTAATCGTATAATAGGTAAATCAATTGCTTCTATTTATGGTGCAAACCCTGAAGAGTTTGCATATGTTGCAGGAAAAGTAGAAGATTTAGTTGATATTATAGAATTAAATGTATCTTGCCCTCATGCTATGGAAGGTTATGGTGCATCTATTGGTCAAAATCCAGAATTAACTCGTAATGTTGTAAAAGCAGTTAAAGAAGCTGTTGATATTCCAATCCTTGCAAAATTAACTCCAAATGTAACAGATATTTTAGAAATTGCAGTTGCAGCTGAAGAAGGAGGGGCAGATGGTTTAACTTTAATTAATTCTTTAGGTCCAGGTATGAAAATTGATATAGTAACTGGAAATCCAATACTTGCTAATAAATTTGGTGGAATGAGTGGACCTGCAATTAAACCTATAGCAGTTCGTTGTGTTTATGATGTATATGAGGGAACTGAGATTCCAATTGTTGGTGTTGGCGGAATACGTAATTATACAGATGTTATAGAATTTTTATATGCTGGTGCAAGTGCCGTTCAAATTGGAACTTCTATAATGTATGAAGGCCCTGAAATATTTGGAAGAATTACAAGTGATTTAGAAGACTTTATAGAAGAAAGTGAATTTAATTCAATTAGTGATATGGTAGGTTTTGCTCATAAAGAATAA
- the comC gene encoding L-sulfolactate dehydrogenase — translation MKISVEKERELVNEILIKIGVKEEHAKIIADATLDSDLKGFTSHGLGRFPQYIRGINKGFIETEGEFEIVKETDSVALIDGKNLFGQYVAHEAMSLAIKKAKESGIGAVGAFNSNHFGVTGYYSDLAIRNDMIGIVICNTDPGVAPLGGKKAILGTNPIAIGIPSETYIAVDMATSVSARGKLLEAKRKGEEIPPDTAIDKDGKPTTNPEAALEGTILPFGGVKGYALSFMIEIMCGPLVNAAFGTKVTGTAGDYKEDCNKGDLFIAINPEQFVSIDKFKEEVEEFVKEVRESGNTFVPGDLEVKRIAENEKNGLPIDEKLYETLKEICDNLEIDLDSYLTD, via the coding sequence ATGAAGATTAGTGTTGAAAAAGAAAGAGAACTTGTTAATGAAATTTTAATTAAAATCGGAGTAAAAGAAGAACATGCAAAAATAATTGCAGATGCAACATTAGACTCTGATTTAAAAGGTTTCACTTCACATGGACTCGGTAGATTCCCACAATACATAAGAGGAATTAATAAGGGTTTTATCGAAACTGAGGGTGAATTTGAAATTGTTAAAGAAACTGATTCTGTTGCTTTAATCGATGGAAAAAATCTCTTTGGACAATATGTCGCACATGAAGCTATGAGTCTAGCAATTAAAAAAGCAAAAGAAAGTGGTATTGGTGCAGTAGGTGCATTTAATTCTAACCACTTTGGAGTAACTGGATATTATTCTGATTTAGCTATTAGAAATGATATGATTGGTATTGTAATATGTAACACTGACCCTGGAGTAGCACCTTTAGGTGGTAAAAAAGCTATTCTTGGAACAAACCCTATAGCTATAGGAATCCCTTCTGAAACTTATATTGCAGTTGATATGGCAACTTCTGTAAGTGCTAGAGGAAAATTATTAGAAGCTAAAAGAAAAGGGGAAGAAATTCCTCCAGATACTGCCATTGATAAGGATGGAAAACCAACTACTAATCCTGAAGCTGCTTTAGAAGGTACCATTCTTCCATTTGGTGGAGTGAAAGGATATGCTTTAAGCTTTATGATTGAAATTATGTGTGGGCCACTTGTAAATGCAGCATTTGGTACTAAAGTAACTGGTACTGCAGGAGATTATAAAGAAGATTGTAATAAAGGAGATTTATTTATTGCAATTAATCCTGAACAATTTGTTTCAATAGACAAATTTAAAGAAGAAGTCGAAGAATTCGTCAAAGAAGTTAGAGAATCTGGAAACACATTTGTACCGGGGGATTTAGAAGTTAAAAGAATTGCTGAAAATGAGAAAAACGGATTGCCAATAGATGAAAAACTATACGAAACCTTAAAAGAAATCTGTGATAATTTAGAAATTGATTTAGACAGTTATTTAACTGATTAA
- a CDS encoding DNA-directed DNA polymerase, translated as MVKRNIVLLDIDYITYEEKPVMRLFGKVKGENSNDLIALDDSFVPYLYILPSGNIDKSIKDLEELKRNGNLEFTKLEKVIKKDFQVPTEFIKISFTHPQDVPKYRDIIWDLDSVKQLREHDIPFYRRYLIDNALVPMAELELEGELIDSFETINSNNDSLEIFKLSEPPKTANTDFQQFRMMSFDLEVRNPHGMPNPEEDEIIMIGIDSNVGIRKVISTKGDEFSNDSEMCFIEKVDSEKEMIESFIKTVKENNIDIIIGYNSDLFDFPYLKDRAKIWGIDLDLGLDGSNIKFIRRGFNNAATFKGLLHVDLYLVMRRYMSLDRYTLERVYFEFFGEEKIDVPGDRIYEFWDNGGNELKNLFKYSLDDVVSTLKIAQETLPLNLELTRIVGQPFVDVTRMATGQQAEWYLVRKAYEVDEVVPNKPNMTMKNIKERGSNVGGYVKEPEIGLHENLVQFDFKSLYPTLIISKNISPDVLVKENNSHNTKFEDFETGYDDIDNIKEEELSSDMDNDEDYYISPEHFFKFKKEPQGFIPSALEDILNERFAVKNKMKATDNPVLKKSLSVQQQALKRLANTMYGVYGFLRFRWYSFECAQAITAWGRQHIKKAMEEAEAYGFKVIYADTDGFYAKYLPEMKKE; from the coding sequence ATGGTAAAAAGAAACATTGTTCTTTTAGATATTGATTATATTACTTATGAAGAAAAACCAGTTATGCGCTTATTTGGTAAAGTAAAAGGAGAAAATTCTAATGATTTAATTGCTTTAGATGACTCTTTTGTTCCTTATTTGTATATTTTACCTTCTGGTAATATTGATAAATCTATTAAAGATTTAGAAGAACTTAAGAGAAATGGAAATTTAGAATTTACTAAACTTGAAAAGGTAATTAAAAAAGATTTTCAAGTTCCAACTGAATTTATTAAAATTAGTTTCACCCATCCTCAAGATGTTCCAAAATACAGGGATATTATTTGGGATTTAGATTCTGTAAAACAATTGAGAGAACATGATATTCCTTTTTATAGACGCTATTTGATAGATAATGCATTAGTTCCTATGGCTGAATTAGAATTGGAAGGAGAACTTATAGATTCTTTTGAAACAATAAACTCTAACAATGACTCTCTTGAAATTTTTAAACTCTCTGAGCCTCCTAAAACTGCAAACACGGACTTTCAACAATTTAGGATGATGAGTTTTGATTTGGAAGTTAGAAACCCTCATGGTATGCCTAATCCTGAGGAAGATGAAATCATTATGATTGGTATCGACAGCAATGTGGGAATTAGGAAAGTAATATCTACTAAAGGAGATGAATTTTCTAACGATTCTGAAATGTGTTTTATAGAAAAGGTTGATTCTGAGAAGGAAATGATTGAATCATTTATTAAAACTGTAAAGGAAAATAATATCGATATTATTATTGGTTATAACTCTGATTTATTTGACTTTCCATATCTTAAAGACAGAGCAAAAATATGGGGTATTGATTTAGATTTAGGTCTAGATGGATCTAATATTAAATTTATAAGAAGAGGATTTAATAATGCAGCTACATTTAAAGGTCTTTTACATGTTGATTTGTATTTAGTTATGAGAAGATACATGTCTCTTGATAGGTATACTTTAGAAAGAGTTTACTTTGAGTTCTTTGGAGAAGAAAAGATAGATGTTCCAGGAGATAGAATTTATGAATTCTGGGACAATGGCGGTAATGAACTTAAAAATTTATTTAAATATTCTCTAGATGATGTAGTATCTACTTTAAAAATAGCTCAAGAAACTTTACCATTAAACTTAGAGTTAACTCGTATAGTGGGACAACCTTTTGTTGATGTAACTCGTATGGCAACAGGCCAGCAAGCAGAATGGTATTTAGTTAGAAAGGCTTATGAAGTAGATGAAGTGGTTCCAAATAAACCGAATATGACTATGAAAAATATTAAAGAGAGAGGAAGCAATGTTGGAGGTTATGTTAAAGAACCTGAAATTGGCCTACATGAAAATTTAGTACAATTCGATTTTAAAAGCCTGTACCCTACCTTGATTATTTCAAAAAATATCTCTCCAGATGTTTTAGTAAAAGAAAATAACTCTCACAATACTAAATTTGAAGATTTTGAAACAGGTTATGATGATATAGATAATATTAAAGAGGAAGAGTTATCTTCAGATATGGATAATGATGAAGATTATTATATCTCACCAGAACACTTTTTTAAATTTAAAAAAGAACCTCAAGGTTTTATTCCTTCTGCTTTAGAAGATATTTTAAATGAACGTTTTGCTGTTAAAAATAAAATGAAAGCAACAGATAATCCAGTTTTAAAAAAGAGTTTAAGTGTTCAACAGCAAGCTTTAAAACGCTTAGCTAATACAATGTATGGAGTTTATGGATTTTTAAGATTCCGTTGGTATTCCTTTGAATGTGCTCAAGCTATTACAGCATGGGGGCGTCAACATATTAAAAAAGCTATGGAAGAAGCTGAAGCTTATGGTTTTAAGGTGATTTATGCAGATACTGATGGGTTCTATGCTAAATATCTTCCTGAAATGAAGAAAGAATAA